In Plodia interpunctella isolate USDA-ARS_2022_Savannah chromosome 30, ilPloInte3.2, whole genome shotgun sequence, the following proteins share a genomic window:
- the LOC135310045 gene encoding uncharacterized protein LOC135310045, with translation MKIGDEYSSYEDLENALDVYKKSVCNEYWIRDARTIVNQRKKYPDTVAKANESLKYYHVRYACIKGGRIFKSRNKKSNRKCKSVKQNCEATIFLRLSPSQKTLKVISLNEEHNHETSESDFKRLAQQRLKLPKNVKQQVKKRLRSGVKKKVVLEQIKQQTGCKMTLKDLDNLSRREKKNIAYNIDLLKNTYKCTNIEVWEDENSCIKGLFFQDERMSKYFEAFPEILYVDRTYCSDMDVATYILMVENANGLSEVVAVCLLVDETDETLDLFIENFKKDNTTSQNVLVVLSDKDMTERRVFGKHFPNAHLIISLYNVLQIFNMEISVEKMKVTTSEVQQAKLFLCKLTNAKSEHEYDTICEEMFDNVPEIIKDYFETHWAPIVDLWAKYSICKNVCLSNTVNNQFQYLDTNCRTINEFIKQLFVNINCFRSVQDRNVAQLLSERSSQPFETGSAKSLYYELLTTFSYRYVEAQLEISELTDINNVGDDAFLTVSTEGLLNITPYDCECVFCKCNHLPCRHIFKCRNILSLPLFDTSLCLNRWTRMYSRHILEMYDSNLDNFGEECTGVTEECVTMRKNLSRQEKYQMFFDRARKMALLCSQVSTPVFYKRLEFIQNNLKLWAKEKNSETDLEFDESDVPTVQTRRNICFHIGQHRIKKERVFEVIDVDNGKRKKRRNSKGSDNSGVVLSSNRTVKDSCDFEYELQSD, from the coding sequence ATGAAAATCGGCGATGAATATTCTTCATACGAGGACCTTGAAAATGCTTTAGATGTATACAAAAAGAGTGTATGCAACGAATATTGGATTAGAGACGCTAGAACTATCGTAaaccaaagaaaaaagtacCCTGACACTGTTGCTAAAGCGAACGAGTCCCTCAAGTACTACCACGTGAGATATGCATGTATAAAAGGAGGTCGAATATTCAAATCAAGGAACAAGAAATCGAATAGAAAGTGCAAATCGGTGAAGCAAAACTGTGAAGCCACTATATTCCTCCGCTTGAGCCCTTCACAGAAGACTCTTAAAGTTATAAGTTTGAATGAGGAACATAATCATGAGACATCCGAATCAGACTTCAAACGCCTCGCTCAACAAAGACTAAAATTgccaaaaaatgttaaacaacAAGTTAAAAAACGTTTAAGATCTGGCGTCAAAAAGAAAGTGGTTTTAGAACAGATTAAACAACAAACTGGTTGCAAAATGACTTTGAAAGACTTAGACAATCTATCGAGGAGGGAAAAAAAGAATATCGCATACAACAttgatttgttaaaaaatacttataaatgtaCCAATATTGAAGTGTGGGAAGATGAGAATTCGTGTATTAAAGGATTGTTTTTTCAAGATGAGAGAATGAGTAAATACTTCGAGGCATTCCCTGAAATACTGTACGTGGATAGGACTTATTGCTCCGATATGGATGTGGCAACGTATATACTCATGGTGGAGAATGCGAACGGCTTGAGTGAAGTTGTAGCAGTGTGCCTTCTAGTTGATGAGACTGATGAAACCTTAGATTTATTCatagaaaatttcaaaaaagacAATACTACTAGTCAAAATGTTTTGGTTGTCTTGTCGGATAAAGATATGACTGAAAGGAGAGTTTTTGGAAAACATTTCCCTAATGCACATTTGATAATTAGCCTGTATAatgtattacaaatttttaatatggaGATTTCTGTTGAAAAAATGAAAGTTACAACAAGTGAAGTGCAACAGgccaaattgtttttatgcaAACTAACTAATGCCAAATCTGAACATGAATATGATACAATTTGTGAAGAAATGTTTGACAATGTACctgaaataattaaagattATTTCGAAACACACTGGGCTCCTATAGTAGATTTATGGGCTAAATATTCTAtctgtaaaaatgtatgtttatcaAACACAGTAAATAATCAATTTCAATACTTAGACACCAATTGTAGAACTATAAATGAGTTTATCAAGCAGTTATTtgtgaatataaattgtttccGATCTGTACAAGATCGTAATGTTGCACAATTGTTAAGCGAGCGTTCGTCACAGCCATTTGAAACAGGATCAGCAAAATCATTGTATTATGAACTTTTGACCACATTTTCATATAGATATGTCGAAGCACAGCTGGAAATATCCGAGTTAACTGACATTAATAACGTCGGTGACGATGCATTCCTGACAGTGTCTACTGAAGgactattaaatataacacCTTATGATTGTGAATGTGTTTTCTGTAAATGTAATCATTTACCGTGCagacatatatttaaatgtaggaatattttatcattaccGTTATTTGATACAAGTTTATGTCTCAACAGATGGACGAGAATGTATTCTAGGCACATATTAGAAATGTATGATAGTAATTTAGACAATTTTGGGGAAGAATGCACGGGAGTGACTGAGGAGTGTGTTACAATGAGAAAAAATTTGAGCAGACAAGAGAAATATCAAATGTTTTTTGACAGAGCGAGAAAGATGGCGCTGCTGTGCAGCCAAGTGTCAACACCGGTGTTTTATAAAAGATtggaatttattcaaaataaccTCAAACTCTGggcgaaagaaaaaaattctgaaaCTGATTTAGAATTTGACGAAAGTGACGTACCAACTGTGCAAACTAGGAGGAATATCTGTTTTCATATCGGCCAACATAGGATAAAAAAGGAAAGGGTTTTTGAAGTGATCGACGTCGACAATGGAAAAAGGAAAAAGAGGCGTAATTCCAAGGGCTCGGATAATTCAGGTGTAGTTTTAAGTAGTAATAGAACTGTTAAAGATTCTTGtgattttgaatatgaattaCAATCGgactaa